From Coffea arabica cultivar ET-39 chromosome 9c, Coffea Arabica ET-39 HiFi, whole genome shotgun sequence, one genomic window encodes:
- the LOC113709109 gene encoding probable protein phosphatase 2C 38 isoform X1 yields the protein MVTTTLRRIVSPCWRPSVENEGQNSGRGGDLGCRVDGLWWYKDSGRHVHGEFSMAIIQANNVLEDYSQLESGPLSLEESGPQGTFVGIYDGHAGPEASQFISDHLFDNIKTIHDAEYTSENQGMSADVISKAYLATEEAFLSMVEKQWLIRPQMASVGSCCLVGIICSGVLYIANAGDSRVVLGRMDKSSKEVKAVQLSTEHNASLPSVRDELQSSHPDDPQIVVLRHKVWRVKGLIQVSRSIGDAYLKKTEFNREPLLPKFRLPEPFQKPILKAEPSIFVQKLYPEDQFLVFASDGLWEHLSSQEAVDIVNTCPRNGIARKLIKAALCEAAKKREMRYSDLKKIDRGVRRHFHDDITVIVVYLDFPLISRSSLRESVVSVRGGGGSVEDANA from the exons ATGGTGACCACTACATTGAGAAGGATTGTATCGCCTTGTTGGAGACCTTCTGTTGAAAATGAAGGTCAAAATAGTggtagaggaggtgatttgggATGTCGAGTTGACGGATTATGGTGGTATAAAGATTCAGGGCGGCATGTTCATGGGGAATTTTCAATGGCAATAATCCAAGCTAATAATGTACTGGAAGATTATAGCCAGCTTGAATCTGGGCCATTGAGCTTGGAGGAGTCAGGTCCTCAAGGAACTTTTGTTGGAATTTATGATGGCCATGCCGGTCCTGAGGCTTCTCAGTTCATAAGTGATCATCTTTTtgacaatatcaaaa CTATTCATGATGCAGAATATACTTCAGAGAATCAAGGAATGTCAGCTGATGTTATAAGTAAAGCTTATTTGGCAACAGAAGAGGCGTTTCTTTCTATGGTGGAAAAACAATGGCTAATTCGACCACAGATGGCTTCTGTGGGATCGTGTTGCCTAGTAGGTATAATATGTAGTGGAGTGTTATACATTGCAAATGCTGGTGATTCTCGGGTGGTCTTAGGGAGAATGGACAAATCCTCAAAAGAAGTGAAAGCTGTGCAGTTATCAACTGAGCACAATGCAAGTTTGCCATCTGTTAGGGATGAGTTGCAATCCTCACATCCTGATGATCCACAGATTGTGGTTCTAAGGCATAAGGTTTGGCGTGTAAAGGGTCTTATTCAG GTTTCAAGATCAATTGGTGATGCTTATTTGAAGAAAACAGAGTTCAACAGAGAACCTTTGTTGCCAAAGTTTAGGTTGCCTGAACCTTTCCAGAAACCAATTCTTAAAGCTGAGCCATCAATATTTGTGCAGAAACTCTACCCTGAAGATCAGTTTCTTGTATTTGCTTCAGATGGACTTTGGGAGCATCTGAGCAGTCAGGAGGCAGTTGACATTGTCAACACCTGCCCACGCAAT GGCATTGCTAGGAAACTTATCAAAGCTGCACTTTGTGAGGCAGCAAAGAAACGGGAAATGAGATATTCTGATCTGAAAAAAATTGATCGAGGGGTCCGGAGACATTTTCATGATGACATCACGGTTATAGTAGTATACCTGGATTTCCCTTTGATTAGTCGCAGTTCGTTGAGGGAGTCAGTGGTTTCAGTGAGAGGAGGTGGAGGTTCTGTTGAGGATGCTAATGCCTAA
- the LOC113709109 gene encoding probable protein phosphatase 2C 38 isoform X2, whose translation MVTTTLRRIVSPCWRPSVENEGQNSGRGGDLGCRVDGLWWYKDSGRHVHGEFSMAIIQANNVLEDYSQLESGPLSLEESGPQGTFVGIYDGHAGPEASQFISDHLFDNIKKYTSENQGMSADVISKAYLATEEAFLSMVEKQWLIRPQMASVGSCCLVGIICSGVLYIANAGDSRVVLGRMDKSSKEVKAVQLSTEHNASLPSVRDELQSSHPDDPQIVVLRHKVWRVKGLIQVSRSIGDAYLKKTEFNREPLLPKFRLPEPFQKPILKAEPSIFVQKLYPEDQFLVFASDGLWEHLSSQEAVDIVNTCPRNGIARKLIKAALCEAAKKREMRYSDLKKIDRGVRRHFHDDITVIVVYLDFPLISRSSLRESVVSVRGGGGSVEDANA comes from the exons ATGGTGACCACTACATTGAGAAGGATTGTATCGCCTTGTTGGAGACCTTCTGTTGAAAATGAAGGTCAAAATAGTggtagaggaggtgatttgggATGTCGAGTTGACGGATTATGGTGGTATAAAGATTCAGGGCGGCATGTTCATGGGGAATTTTCAATGGCAATAATCCAAGCTAATAATGTACTGGAAGATTATAGCCAGCTTGAATCTGGGCCATTGAGCTTGGAGGAGTCAGGTCCTCAAGGAACTTTTGTTGGAATTTATGATGGCCATGCCGGTCCTGAGGCTTCTCAGTTCATAAGTGATCATCTTTTtgacaatatcaaaa AATATACTTCAGAGAATCAAGGAATGTCAGCTGATGTTATAAGTAAAGCTTATTTGGCAACAGAAGAGGCGTTTCTTTCTATGGTGGAAAAACAATGGCTAATTCGACCACAGATGGCTTCTGTGGGATCGTGTTGCCTAGTAGGTATAATATGTAGTGGAGTGTTATACATTGCAAATGCTGGTGATTCTCGGGTGGTCTTAGGGAGAATGGACAAATCCTCAAAAGAAGTGAAAGCTGTGCAGTTATCAACTGAGCACAATGCAAGTTTGCCATCTGTTAGGGATGAGTTGCAATCCTCACATCCTGATGATCCACAGATTGTGGTTCTAAGGCATAAGGTTTGGCGTGTAAAGGGTCTTATTCAG GTTTCAAGATCAATTGGTGATGCTTATTTGAAGAAAACAGAGTTCAACAGAGAACCTTTGTTGCCAAAGTTTAGGTTGCCTGAACCTTTCCAGAAACCAATTCTTAAAGCTGAGCCATCAATATTTGTGCAGAAACTCTACCCTGAAGATCAGTTTCTTGTATTTGCTTCAGATGGACTTTGGGAGCATCTGAGCAGTCAGGAGGCAGTTGACATTGTCAACACCTGCCCACGCAAT GGCATTGCTAGGAAACTTATCAAAGCTGCACTTTGTGAGGCAGCAAAGAAACGGGAAATGAGATATTCTGATCTGAAAAAAATTGATCGAGGGGTCCGGAGACATTTTCATGATGACATCACGGTTATAGTAGTATACCTGGATTTCCCTTTGATTAGTCGCAGTTCGTTGAGGGAGTCAGTGGTTTCAGTGAGAGGAGGTGGAGGTTCTGTTGAGGATGCTAATGCCTAA